A section of the Flavobacteriales bacterium genome encodes:
- a CDS encoding c-type cytochrome — protein sequence MRALVLAVMAGVVLILMLPHRTLDLFERTPPPLPQQATYTADSLWTGADTARLTFLDEEQGALIRYGRELIVNTAAYPGPKGSVAALTNGMNCQNCHLDAGTKPWGNNYGAVWSTYPKFRARSGGQESVEKRVNDCMERSLNGSALDSSSREMRAIVAYMQWLGTGIRKEQKPKGSGIVELAYMERAADPYRGAMVFMEKCASCHGNDGQGILKADGITYQYPPLWGEHSYNQGAGLFRLSRFAGYVKANMPQGASWDRPQLTDEEAWDVAAFVNSRPHPPKDLSTDWPDIGKKPIDHPFGPYKDTFTELQHKFGPFGPIAATYKRP from the coding sequence ATGCGCGCCCTGGTGCTTGCCGTGATGGCCGGGGTCGTGCTGATCCTCATGCTGCCCCACCGAACGCTGGACCTGTTCGAGCGGACGCCACCCCCCCTGCCACAACAGGCCACCTACACCGCCGACAGCCTGTGGACCGGCGCGGACACCGCGCGCCTGACCTTCCTCGATGAAGAACAGGGCGCGTTGATCCGCTATGGACGCGAGCTGATCGTCAACACGGCCGCCTACCCCGGTCCGAAAGGCAGCGTGGCCGCGCTCACCAACGGCATGAACTGCCAGAACTGTCATCTGGACGCCGGGACCAAGCCCTGGGGCAACAACTACGGGGCCGTGTGGAGCACCTATCCCAAGTTCCGCGCCCGCAGCGGTGGGCAGGAGAGCGTGGAGAAGCGCGTGAACGACTGCATGGAACGAAGCTTGAACGGCTCCGCCCTGGATAGCAGCAGCCGGGAGATGCGCGCCATCGTGGCCTACATGCAGTGGCTGGGCACCGGCATCCGCAAGGAGCAGAAGCCGAAGGGTTCGGGCATCGTCGAACTGGCCTACATGGAGCGGGCGGCGGATCCGTACAGGGGTGCGATGGTCTTCATGGAGAAGTGCGCAAGCTGCCACGGCAACGATGGCCAGGGCATCCTGAAGGCCGATGGCATCACCTATCAGTATCCGCCGTTGTGGGGGGAGCACAGCTACAACCAGGGCGCTGGGCTGTTCCGGCTGAGCCGCTTCGCCGGCTACGTGAAGGCGAACATGCCGCAGGGGGCGAGCTGGGATCGGCCGCAGCTCACGGATGAGGAAGCCTGGGATGTGGCCGCATTCGTGAACTCACGCCCGCACCCCCCCAAGGACCTCAGCACCGACTGGCCGGACATCGGGAAGAAGCCGATCGACCATCCCTTCGGTCCATACAAGGATACCTTCACCGAGCTGCAGCACAAGTTCGGTCCCTTCGGCCCGATCGCCGCCACCTACAAAAGACCATGA